From a region of the Sulfoacidibacillus ferrooxidans genome:
- a CDS encoding SCP2 sterol-binding domain-containing protein, whose amino-acid sequence MAEVTAQEIFAGMKENFVQDAAKNIEATVVYVLQGDGGGTWTLRVHNNELSVDEGLQDGANATVTMAAKEFVKIALGQGNPVSAFMTGKIKIQGDPFLVQKFLSMFKKPNNI is encoded by the coding sequence ATGGCAGAAGTCACAGCACAAGAAATTTTTGCAGGTATGAAGGAAAATTTTGTGCAAGATGCAGCGAAAAATATAGAGGCTACAGTTGTGTATGTATTGCAAGGTGATGGAGGTGGCACATGGACACTGCGCGTACATAACAATGAATTATCTGTTGACGAAGGTCTTCAAGATGGAGCAAACGCGACAGTGACCATGGCTGCAAAAGAGTTTGTAAAAATAGCCTTGGGACAAGGAAATCCAGTATCTGCATTTATGACTGGGAAAATTAAAATTCAAGGGGATCCATTTTTGGTACAAAAATTTCTTTCTATGTTTAAAAAACCAAATAACATATGA
- a CDS encoding arginase family protein: protein MSLTVGILGVPLSVLLPTDASKPLEQLNETPQALRNAGLLEVIRETGAIVKDFGDLTLSYPKNAKTFPELESTYAIIETQTEHAARQCDFLLVLGGGCTLASGTMRGLTHLYHDLQLLWFDSHADFENQQTTVSHYLGGMSLSHVVGAAGDPAILDGKQVTLLSGRGANWTEIMSMRSYGITHCQPENIQHWIENDLVEGNLYIHLDVDVLDLTSMPAVDIAYPPGITKEQLNMALQTIATKKTLRGLEMTVYNPYRDPHGIGYETIKELLTTCIQTLVQQSSQRS from the coding sequence ATGTCCTTAACCGTCGGAATTCTTGGCGTTCCGCTAAGTGTTCTCTTACCTACAGATGCATCAAAACCATTAGAGCAATTGAATGAAACACCACAGGCGTTACGAAACGCAGGGCTACTTGAAGTGATTCGAGAAACAGGTGCAATTGTAAAAGATTTTGGCGATCTCACACTTTCTTACCCTAAAAATGCCAAAACTTTTCCAGAACTCGAGTCAACTTATGCTATCATTGAAACACAAACTGAACATGCAGCACGTCAGTGTGATTTTTTACTAGTATTAGGCGGTGGATGTACCCTAGCATCTGGTACTATGCGTGGACTTACCCACTTGTATCATGATTTACAACTTTTATGGTTTGATAGTCACGCAGATTTCGAAAATCAGCAAACTACCGTTTCACATTATCTTGGAGGGATGTCACTCTCACATGTTGTTGGAGCTGCAGGTGATCCAGCGATTCTTGATGGAAAACAAGTTACTTTATTGTCAGGGCGAGGTGCCAATTGGACAGAAATCATGTCTATGCGCTCATATGGTATTACCCATTGTCAACCTGAGAATATTCAACATTGGATTGAAAATGACCTAGTAGAAGGTAACTTGTACATTCACTTGGATGTCGACGTCTTAGACCTAACCTCTATGCCAGCTGTCGATATTGCTTATCCACCAGGGATTACAAAAGAACAACTAAACATGGCACTACAAACAATCGCCACAAAAAAGACGCTGCGCGGACTTGAAATGACCGTTTATAATCCATACCGCGATCCTCATGGCATAGGGTATGAAACCATAAAAGAACTTTTAACTACGTGCATTCAAACCCTTGTGCAACAATCGTCTCAAAGATCATGA
- a CDS encoding class II fumarate hydratase — translation MEYRIEKDSMGEMKVPVDALYGASTARAVANFPISGKTLPRSFIQALGWIKIAAAQTNADLGLLSEEVATAIIDAAKQVLNGEHDQQFVVDVFQTGSGTSTNMNANEVIAHIARLASDEQIHPNDHVNMGQSSNDVIPTATHLAVKYQIEQHVVPALQQLKTALSAKAVLFHDILKSGRTHLQDAVPISVGQEFAAYAWQVEESIRRCTRAAKELGSLALGGTAVGTGVNTHPDFAQHAIAHIAKQSGMQLSESGNHVAAQASPDSVLDASGAFRQTATVLMKIANDIRWMASGPKAGIGELHLPAVQPGSSIMPGKINPVIAESLIMVCVQVIGNDATVAIAAQSSNFELHTMWPLLADRMLDSADILARAVTNFSMRLVDGITVSKERCEELLLHNASIATVLVPSLGYDRVAALVHHANETGEQIMHTIDGRDDVYRVGDEMIPKSWLIGPHK, via the coding sequence GTGGAATATCGCATAGAAAAGGACTCCATGGGTGAAATGAAGGTGCCAGTAGATGCGTTATATGGAGCATCTACTGCACGAGCTGTAGCCAACTTTCCGATAAGTGGTAAAACGTTGCCAAGATCTTTTATTCAAGCACTGGGTTGGATTAAGATAGCTGCTGCACAGACAAATGCAGATCTTGGATTATTGAGTGAAGAAGTTGCAACAGCGATTATAGATGCCGCGAAGCAGGTTTTGAATGGCGAACATGATCAACAATTTGTAGTGGATGTATTTCAAACTGGTTCAGGTACCAGTACTAACATGAACGCGAATGAAGTGATTGCACATATCGCCCGCTTAGCGAGCGATGAACAGATACACCCAAATGATCATGTCAATATGGGACAGTCGAGTAACGATGTGATACCTACAGCGACTCATTTGGCAGTGAAATATCAAATCGAACAACATGTTGTACCTGCATTGCAGCAATTAAAGACCGCGTTATCTGCTAAAGCAGTGTTATTTCATGACATCTTGAAGTCGGGGCGAACCCATCTTCAAGATGCCGTTCCCATTTCTGTTGGTCAAGAGTTTGCAGCGTATGCGTGGCAGGTAGAAGAATCTATTCGTCGCTGTACACGGGCTGCGAAAGAATTAGGTTCGCTTGCACTTGGTGGAACGGCAGTGGGAACAGGGGTCAATACACATCCTGATTTTGCACAACATGCAATCGCCCATATTGCAAAGCAAAGTGGCATGCAATTATCAGAATCTGGCAATCACGTCGCAGCACAGGCAAGTCCTGATAGTGTACTTGATGCATCGGGAGCATTTCGCCAGACTGCTACTGTGCTGATGAAAATTGCAAATGATATTCGTTGGATGGCTTCTGGTCCAAAAGCAGGCATTGGTGAACTTCACTTGCCGGCTGTGCAGCCAGGTAGTTCAATTATGCCAGGTAAGATCAATCCGGTCATTGCCGAGTCTTTGATCATGGTTTGTGTACAAGTGATTGGCAATGATGCGACGGTGGCTATTGCTGCGCAATCAAGCAATTTCGAATTGCACACGATGTGGCCGCTTTTGGCTGACCGAATGCTAGATTCTGCAGACATTCTTGCTCGTGCAGTGACTAATTTTTCTATGCGACTTGTAGATGGAATCACTGTTTCGAAGGAGCGTTGTGAAGAGTTACTATTGCATAATGCTTCGATAGCTACAGTTCTTGTACCAAGTCTTGGATATGATCGAGTAGCTGCTCTCGTTCATCATGCAAACGAGACGGGCGAACAAATCATGCATACCATTGATGGCCGCGATGATGTGTATCGAGTAGGCGACGAAATGATCCCGAAAAGTTGGTTAATTGGTCCGCACAAGTAA